One stretch of Brevinematales bacterium DNA includes these proteins:
- the alr gene encoding alanine racemase, whose translation MFRGTFAEINLDILYSNYLELKRLNNNHPIIPVIKADAYGHGAFRIFEFLFSKGIRRFAVATLEEALELSLSSYFINSEILVFCPITSKDIMVLKEYQNIIPIVSEIKFIEELESISKYYNTKLKFGIEIDTGMGRLGIHYRDLDNLLDVLSSIKNLELTDLMTHFPSSDFDRDFSLYQINLFDEVVLKVKSMFSNFKTHVSNSGGVLNIPEASRYDFSRCGLSVYGYYPNKNLMRIGRIRNSLTLKSYIALRKFFKKGESISYNRTYFLEEDGYIGVVPCGYADGVSTLFSNNMEVIINSKKYRLVGRVTMDYLMVRIDNSVKVGDEVVLFGGDIDPLLRIEEVASRVGLIPYEITCGISKRVPRVYV comes from the coding sequence ATGTTTAGAGGTACTTTTGCTGAGATAAATCTAGATATCTTGTATTCTAATTACCTTGAGTTGAAAAGGCTTAACAATAACCATCCTATAATCCCCGTGATAAAGGCTGATGCTTACGGTCATGGTGCTTTTAGAATATTTGAGTTTTTGTTTTCAAAGGGTATTAGACGGTTTGCTGTGGCAACTCTTGAGGAAGCTTTGGAACTTTCTTTAAGTAGCTACTTTATCAATTCTGAAATTTTAGTTTTTTGTCCTATTACATCAAAAGATATTATGGTGCTGAAGGAATATCAGAATATTATACCTATAGTTAGTGAAATCAAGTTTATAGAGGAATTGGAGAGTATTTCTAAATATTACAATACAAAGTTAAAGTTTGGAATAGAAATAGACACAGGAATGGGAAGGTTAGGAATACATTACAGAGATTTGGATAACTTACTTGATGTTTTGAGTAGTATTAAAAATCTTGAGCTTACAGATCTTATGACACATTTCCCATCTTCTGATTTTGACAGGGATTTTTCCTTGTATCAAATCAATTTATTTGATGAAGTTGTACTAAAAGTTAAAAGTATGTTTTCAAATTTCAAAACACATGTGTCAAACAGTGGTGGGGTTTTGAACATTCCTGAGGCTAGTAGGTATGATTTCTCAAGATGTGGTCTTTCAGTGTATGGTTATTATCCTAATAAGAACCTTATGAGAATTGGAAGGATAAGGAATTCATTAACTTTGAAGTCTTATATTGCGTTGAGAAAGTTTTTTAAGAAAGGTGAAAGTATAAGCTACAATAGAACATATTTCCTTGAGGAAGATGGTTACATAGGTGTCGTACCATGTGGATATGCAGATGGTGTATCTACTCTGTTTTCAAATAATATGGAAGTAATCATAAACTCGAAGAAGTATAGGTTAGTAGGTAGGGTTACTATGGATTATTTGATGGTTAGAATCGATAATTCTGTTAAGGTGGGAGATGAAGTTGTTTTGTTTGGAGGAGATATTGATCCTTTGCTGAGAATTGAAGAAGTTGCTAGTAGAGTTGGATTAATACCTTATGAAATTACCTGTGGTATCTCGAAAAGAGTTCCTAGAGTTTATGTGTAA
- the coaBC gene encoding bifunctional phosphopantothenoylcysteine decarboxylase/phosphopantothenate--cysteine ligase CoaBC gives MARFLFGISSSVSIYKVPNVIRLMLKRGHEVKVIMTENATKLISPILFEAISQNKVYVDNFNYDDPLIHITNAKWADTLVIIPATANVIGKIANGICDNLLTTTTLAFPSSKRRILVPAMNKEMWANPLTQDNLKKLQNYGWEILEPEEGTFASPLEGIGKGRLPNEKTILYHLLRNPNGKLKGKKVLVTAGATKEYLDNVRYISNDSSGLMGLSLALASYLEGADVSLIYGEMKYKPITFIKSTKVISTEDMLQAVKKEFERVDILFMASAVADFKPINKTIGKLPKENISEIKLEKTPDILKTISQNKGNKIVVGFALNSYGNIEEYIKNKLSLKGVDYIVANQIEIEDGKIIFNPMGSKTNKITLISKSGQKYHFEGNKIKVAKFIIEKIYQSFNI, from the coding sequence ATGGCTAGATTTCTTTTCGGTATAAGTAGTAGTGTAAGCATATACAAAGTACCAAATGTTATAAGACTTATGTTAAAGAGAGGACACGAAGTTAAAGTTATAATGACAGAGAATGCAACAAAACTAATATCACCTATACTGTTTGAAGCAATATCTCAAAATAAGGTATACGTTGATAACTTCAACTACGATGATCCTCTCATACATATAACAAACGCTAAATGGGCCGATACCCTTGTTATTATACCAGCAACAGCAAACGTAATAGGTAAAATAGCAAATGGAATATGTGACAATTTACTCACTACAACTACTTTAGCTTTTCCAAGCTCAAAAAGAAGAATATTAGTACCTGCAATGAATAAAGAAATGTGGGCAAATCCTTTAACACAAGACAATCTAAAGAAACTCCAAAACTACGGATGGGAAATACTCGAACCTGAAGAAGGTACATTCGCATCTCCCCTCGAAGGAATTGGTAAAGGTAGACTCCCTAATGAAAAAACAATTTTGTACCATCTTCTGAGAAACCCAAACGGAAAGCTAAAAGGTAAAAAAGTACTTGTAACTGCTGGTGCTACCAAAGAATACCTAGACAATGTAAGGTATATATCAAATGATTCATCAGGGCTTATGGGACTCTCATTAGCATTAGCATCATACTTAGAAGGTGCTGACGTATCACTCATATACGGTGAAATGAAATACAAACCTATTACATTTATAAAATCAACTAAAGTCATATCAACAGAAGATATGCTACAAGCCGTAAAAAAAGAATTCGAAAGAGTAGATATACTCTTTATGGCTTCAGCAGTAGCAGATTTTAAACCTATAAACAAAACAATAGGGAAATTACCAAAAGAAAATATATCTGAAATAAAGCTTGAAAAAACTCCAGATATTCTTAAAACAATATCTCAAAACAAAGGTAATAAAATAGTTGTAGGTTTTGCACTCAATAGTTATGGCAATATCGAAGAGTATATAAAAAATAAACTATCTCTAAAAGGAGTTGACTACATCGTAGCAAATCAAATAGAAATAGAAGATGGTAAAATCATATTCAATCCCATGGGAAGTAAAACAAATAAAATAACACTCATCTCAAAATCAGGTCAAAAGTACCACTTTGAAGGCAATAAAATCAAAGTTGCTAAATTCATAATAGAAAAAATATATCAATCTTTCAACATTTAG
- a CDS encoding zinc metalloprotease HtpX has protein sequence MFSLTMRMLFVLGALFGILYLVIAIIGQQGVIFNIILASVILLIQYLIAPKIVEWTMGVRYVSENEYPELHRIVEEMAERAGIPKPKVGISSMPIANAFAFGRSIRDGRVVVTEEIMRLLTKDELRAVIGHEVSHIKHRDMLVTTLVSVIPMVLYNLAMFFMYFGGGNNRESNLGIFAGIFLLLLYFISNLLVLAVSRIREYLADYGSVKLGNPPEHLASALYKLVYSSATTSEEERAQVSGIKAFFLNDPNSAENEIMELAQLDTNRNFKIDRSELEQLRVSRVRISATEKIMELFTTHPNMLKRIKKLSEYV, from the coding sequence ATGTTTTCTTTAACTATGAGAATGTTGTTTGTACTAGGTGCTTTATTTGGCATACTATACTTGGTTATAGCGATTATAGGACAGCAAGGTGTTATTTTCAACATCATTTTAGCTAGCGTAATACTTCTTATACAATATCTAATAGCACCTAAAATTGTGGAATGGACTATGGGAGTTAGATATGTCTCGGAAAATGAGTATCCGGAATTACATAGAATTGTTGAAGAAATGGCAGAAAGAGCAGGAATACCAAAACCAAAAGTTGGTATTTCAAGTATGCCCATAGCAAATGCTTTTGCATTTGGTAGGAGTATAAGAGATGGTAGAGTTGTAGTTACAGAAGAAATAATGAGGTTGCTTACTAAAGATGAACTAAGAGCAGTTATAGGGCATGAAGTGTCTCATATAAAACATAGAGATATGCTAGTAACTACTTTGGTTTCTGTTATACCTATGGTTTTGTATAACTTAGCAATGTTTTTTATGTATTTTGGTGGTGGTAACAATAGGGAGAGTAATTTAGGAATTTTTGCAGGTATATTTCTGCTTTTGCTTTATTTTATTTCAAATCTTTTAGTTTTAGCAGTCTCAAGAATAAGAGAGTATTTGGCAGACTATGGTTCTGTTAAATTAGGTAATCCACCAGAGCATTTAGCGAGTGCTTTATATAAGTTAGTTTATTCTTCTGCAACTACTTCAGAGGAAGAAAGAGCACAAGTTTCAGGAATTAAGGCGTTCTTTCTAAACGATCCAAATTCTGCTGAAAATGAAATAATGGAATTGGCACAGCTTGATACGAATCGTAACTTTAAGATTGATAGGTCAGAATTGGAGCAACTCAGAGTAAGTAGAGTAAGGATCTCGGCGACAGAGAAAATTATGGAGTTGTTTACAACACATCCAAATATGCTTAAGAGAATTAAAAAACTTTCAGAATATGTTTAA
- the ispD gene encoding 2-C-methyl-D-erythritol 4-phosphate cytidylyltransferase, protein MAIVLASGKGERFGHPLPKQFVEFRGRKIIEYSLQQFEYNNFVDEIIVVSHSDYTHIVKEIGVRFKKFSGIAIGGSTRSISSKSGVFSVKHKDSYILIHDSARPLFSQYLINNLLENVEETGAVIPVISSTDTLVEAEDGFVKSVLDRNKILRVQTPQCFKYEIIFEAYKKFKDDIIDFPDDSSVVLYTGLTKIKLIKGETTNLKITNYEDMKILDVIYKSE, encoded by the coding sequence GTGGCCATAGTTCTTGCTAGTGGTAAGGGAGAAAGGTTTGGACATCCACTACCAAAACAGTTTGTAGAATTCCGAGGTAGAAAAATTATTGAGTACTCGCTACAGCAATTTGAGTATAATAACTTTGTTGATGAGATAATTGTTGTATCTCATAGCGATTATACGCACATTGTTAAAGAAATAGGTGTTAGATTTAAAAAGTTTAGTGGTATAGCTATTGGAGGATCTACTAGGAGTATATCTTCAAAGAGTGGTGTTTTTAGTGTTAAGCATAAAGATTCTTATATTCTGATACACGATTCAGCAAGACCACTTTTTAGTCAGTATCTTATAAATAATCTTCTTGAAAATGTTGAAGAAACAGGTGCGGTAATACCTGTCATAAGTTCTACTGATACGCTTGTTGAAGCAGAAGATGGATTTGTTAAATCTGTGCTTGATAGAAATAAGATACTCAGAGTTCAGACTCCTCAGTGTTTTAAATACGAAATAATATTTGAAGCATATAAAAAGTTTAAGGATGATATCATAGATTTTCCTGATGATAGTTCAGTAGTCTTGTATACAGGATTGACAAAAATCAAATTGATCAAAGGTGAAACTACTAATTTAAAGATAACTAATTATGAAGACATGAAGATTCTGGATGTTATATATAAATCAGAGTAA
- the mreD gene encoding rod shape-determining protein MreD, producing MRRLWAILIILFISILQSIPQLKVFGFFPDLLLILVIYYSFKVGTSQGIVFGAILGVFVDILSGSTIGTHTIVFSTVALMVEFFRTIFIFEMVFTLPVVSFLSTLIKYIILFLVSIVFSAVSLGNWYLVMFIEGVINFVFAFPMAWLSGKIVSLLHRGYSMGI from the coding sequence ATGAGAAGACTTTGGGCTATTTTGATTATTTTGTTTATATCGATACTTCAAAGTATTCCACAACTTAAGGTTTTTGGTTTTTTCCCAGATCTTCTTCTAATACTAGTAATATACTACTCTTTTAAAGTGGGTACTTCTCAGGGTATAGTATTCGGAGCAATATTAGGAGTTTTTGTTGATATTTTGTCAGGTTCTACAATAGGTACGCATACTATAGTTTTTTCAACGGTTGCTTTGATGGTTGAATTTTTTAGGACTATATTCATATTTGAAATGGTTTTTACTCTACCTGTGGTTTCTTTTTTGTCCACGTTAATAAAATATATTATTTTGTTTTTGGTGAGTATTGTATTTAGTGCTGTATCGTTAGGTAACTGGTACTTAGTTATGTTTATTGAAGGAGTTATAAACTTTGTTTTTGCATTCCCTATGGCTTGGCTTTCTGGTAAGATTGTTTCCCTGCTACACAGAGGATATTCAATGGGTATTTGA
- a CDS encoding V-type ATP synthase subunit A, whose protein sequence is MSQVVSTDITQNIVGVIEEINGPIAVVRDVRNLKMMEVVKVSKHLLIGEVISVSGEKATIQIYENTAGVRPGDYVYGTGEPLSVELGPGLISKIYDGIQRPLDEIYEYGIFIPRGVDLPSLNRERRWYFKPLVRERESLRGGSVIGEVAETTRISHKILVPPDKAGTVIYIANEGEYKVDDVICILEDPVRGRQELKMYHKWPVKIPRPINNKYIPNEAMFTGQRVIDFLFPIARGGTASIPGGFGTGKTVTQHQLARWSDADIIIYVGCGERGNEITEVLEDFPKLVDPKTGRPLMERTVIIANTSNMPVTAREASIYTGITIGEYFRDMGYNVALMADSTSRWAEALRELSGRLEEMPAEEGFPAYLGSRLAAFYERAGFVETLNGDRGSLTIIGAVSPAGGDFSEPVTQNTKRFTKCFWALDKSLASQRHFPSINWMLSYSFYVDMVSEWWNKIDPDYKEVRQKIMDLLIREDRLQKIVKIVGLDALPQSERLVLEVSRIIRVGFLQQVAYDKVDSYCSPQKQIKMAKLILKFYDLAHDLVVNYRVPVSEIQNLKSVSEIIRIKIEIPNDQLEKIDEIEKNLISEIEKLKDRYS, encoded by the coding sequence ATGTCTCAAGTAGTATCTACGGATATTACTCAAAATATTGTAGGAGTTATTGAAGAAATTAATGGGCCTATTGCTGTAGTTAGAGATGTTAGAAACTTGAAGATGATGGAAGTTGTTAAGGTTTCTAAACATTTGCTCATAGGTGAAGTTATATCTGTTAGTGGTGAAAAGGCGACTATTCAAATTTATGAAAATACAGCAGGTGTGAGACCTGGAGATTATGTTTATGGTACAGGTGAACCTTTATCAGTTGAGTTAGGACCTGGACTTATATCAAAAATATATGATGGTATCCAAAGGCCACTTGATGAAATATATGAGTATGGTATTTTTATTCCTAGAGGAGTTGATTTACCTTCTTTGAATAGAGAAAGAAGATGGTATTTTAAACCTTTAGTAAGAGAGAGGGAGAGCCTTCGGGGTGGTAGTGTAATAGGGGAAGTAGCTGAGACTACTAGAATAAGTCATAAAATATTAGTACCGCCTGATAAAGCGGGAACTGTTATATACATTGCAAATGAAGGTGAATATAAAGTTGATGATGTTATTTGTATATTGGAAGATCCTGTTAGGGGAAGACAAGAATTAAAAATGTATCATAAATGGCCAGTTAAGATACCTAGACCTATAAACAACAAATATATACCTAATGAGGCTATGTTTACGGGTCAGAGAGTTATTGATTTCTTATTCCCTATAGCTAGAGGTGGTACTGCTTCCATACCCGGGGGTTTTGGAACTGGTAAAACTGTTACGCAGCATCAGCTTGCTAGATGGTCTGATGCTGATATAATAATATATGTAGGATGTGGTGAGAGAGGAAATGAAATAACGGAGGTTTTAGAGGATTTTCCAAAACTTGTTGATCCTAAAACTGGTAGACCGTTAATGGAGAGAACAGTTATTATTGCTAACACTTCAAATATGCCTGTTACGGCAAGAGAGGCATCAATATACACTGGTATAACTATAGGCGAGTATTTTAGAGATATGGGGTATAATGTTGCTCTTATGGCTGATTCTACTAGTAGATGGGCTGAAGCTTTGAGAGAATTATCAGGAAGACTTGAAGAGATGCCAGCAGAAGAAGGATTTCCTGCTTATCTTGGTTCTAGATTAGCAGCATTTTATGAAAGAGCTGGTTTTGTTGAAACCTTAAATGGTGATAGAGGATCTTTGACTATTATTGGTGCTGTATCTCCAGCTGGTGGAGATTTCTCCGAGCCAGTAACACAAAATACTAAAAGGTTTACAAAGTGTTTTTGGGCTCTCGATAAATCTTTAGCAAGTCAAAGGCACTTTCCATCCATAAACTGGATGTTGAGTTATAGTTTTTATGTTGATATGGTCTCAGAATGGTGGAATAAAATTGATCCTGATTATAAAGAAGTTAGACAGAAAATAATGGATTTGTTGATAAGAGAAGATAGGTTGCAAAAAATTGTGAAAATAGTTGGTTTAGATGCATTGCCTCAATCCGAAAGACTTGTTCTTGAAGTAAGTAGAATTATAAGAGTAGGTTTCTTACAGCAAGTTGCTTATGATAAAGTTGATTCGTATTGTTCTCCTCAAAAACAAATTAAAATGGCTAAACTCATACTCAAATTCTATGATTTGGCCCATGATTTAGTTGTTAACTATCGTGTTCCAGTTAGTGAAATACAAAATCTTAAATCCGTATCAGAGATAATAAGAATAAAAATAGAGATACCAAACGATCAGTTAGAAAAAATAGATGAGATCGAGAAGAATTTAATTTCAGAAATTGAAAAATTAAAAGATCGTTACTCCTAA
- a CDS encoding type II secretion system F family protein: MFFKYECLSQDGSRVTGVIEAKDKASAIEELKRVFPIILFLGEKKTKLKTTKVPRRELIAFTDIMSICINAGLPIIKSLELASENIKNKNFKEVLNLVISSIRSGSLLSEAIMVHPSIFDELYIGIIKSGEASGKLGKSLENLAKYLEKSFNISSKIKSALIYPLIILSVAIGVVLLFLTLIVPKFSEIYSSYSTELPQITQITITLGNFVKDNILWILLSTISLVFILNYLYLRLNAFKKLIQDMIITLIPPLGNFLIKRDLEKFSRVIGMMISNGVMILEALNTSSKVVNLVSIREAIEFAISEVEKGKLISEVFSEYSFLPPIFVQMIKVGEETGELDKTLSKMAEFYSFELERQSEALVSSLSPIMIVIVGLIVAFLVLSLFMPMFSLQQILIR, from the coding sequence ATGTTTTTCAAATATGAATGTTTATCTCAAGATGGCAGTAGAGTTACCGGAGTAATTGAAGCAAAAGACAAAGCATCAGCTATAGAAGAACTCAAAAGAGTATTTCCTATAATTCTATTTCTCGGAGAGAAAAAAACAAAGCTAAAAACTACTAAAGTTCCTAGAAGAGAATTAATAGCATTTACCGACATTATGAGTATATGCATAAACGCAGGATTACCTATAATAAAATCCCTTGAACTAGCAAGTGAAAATATAAAAAATAAAAACTTTAAAGAAGTACTAAACCTTGTTATATCCTCAATAAGAAGTGGTAGCCTACTCTCAGAAGCTATAATGGTACATCCAAGTATATTTGACGAACTTTATATAGGAATCATTAAGTCTGGAGAAGCATCAGGAAAACTCGGCAAATCTCTAGAGAATCTAGCAAAATATTTAGAGAAATCTTTTAACATATCATCAAAAATAAAATCAGCACTAATTTACCCTTTAATAATATTATCTGTTGCCATTGGTGTTGTACTTCTATTTCTTACTTTAATAGTACCAAAGTTTTCTGAAATATACTCATCTTACTCAACTGAATTACCCCAAATAACTCAAATCACTATAACATTAGGGAATTTTGTCAAAGACAACATACTTTGGATATTATTATCAACAATATCACTGGTCTTCATTTTAAACTACTTATACCTTAGGCTTAATGCCTTTAAGAAACTTATACAAGACATGATTATAACGTTAATACCTCCTCTAGGTAATTTCCTTATAAAAAGGGATCTTGAGAAATTTTCAAGAGTCATTGGAATGATGATAAGTAATGGTGTTATGATACTTGAAGCATTAAACACTTCTTCAAAAGTTGTAAACTTAGTATCCATACGCGAAGCAATAGAGTTTGCAATATCCGAAGTAGAAAAAGGGAAATTAATCTCCGAAGTGTTTTCAGAGTACTCGTTTCTACCACCAATCTTTGTCCAAATGATAAAAGTAGGCGAAGAAACAGGAGAACTAGACAAAACACTAAGCAAAATGGCAGAATTTTATTCTTTCGAACTTGAAAGACAGTCAGAAGCACTAGTATCTTCTCTATCACCTATAATGATAGTAATAGTAGGCCTAATAGTCGCTTTCCTTGTTTTGTCTCTATTTATGCCTATGTTCTCACTACAACAAATACTTATAAGGTAA
- a CDS encoding Hsp20/alpha crystallin family protein, with product MRGLNVWRPLNHIEKVRREFDRIFDEFFGRIDNVEEYILSPAVDVYETDKDIVIKAEIPGAKKDEIEVTVKDNFVHIKAEKKEEKEEKKENIHKIERFYGRVERTIPLPVDVKSEEAKAEYKDGVLEIRIPKEKTSKETKIKIS from the coding sequence ATGAGAGGATTAAATGTTTGGAGGCCATTAAATCATATTGAAAAAGTAAGAAGAGAATTTGATAGGATATTTGATGAATTCTTTGGAAGAATCGATAATGTTGAAGAATATATACTATCACCTGCAGTTGATGTTTATGAAACAGATAAAGATATCGTGATAAAAGCAGAAATCCCCGGTGCTAAGAAAGATGAAATAGAAGTAACAGTAAAAGATAACTTTGTACACATAAAGGCTGAAAAGAAAGAAGAGAAAGAAGAGAAAAAAGAAAACATCCACAAGATTGAAAGATTCTACGGTAGAGTCGAAAGAACCATACCTCTACCAGTAGATGTAAAAAGTGAAGAAGCAAAAGCAGAGTACAAAGATGGTGTTCTTGAAATAAGAATACCAAAGGAGAAAACTTCTAAGGAAACAAAGATAAAGATATCATAA